In the genome of Rhizophagus irregularis chromosome 22, complete sequence, one region contains:
- a CDS encoding uncharacterized protein (SECRETED:cutsite_SQA-IG; SECRETED:prob_0.6738); SECRETED:SignalP(1-25) produces MKFTTTKVAITIFMLLAYIAIVSQAIGIKNGGGYVQEFQAKHKKLMHDLRKTVDELDHRMEVFKKRMEFYHEVGATV; encoded by the coding sequence ATGAAATTCACAACCACGAAAGTCGCAATCACTATTTTCATGCTTTTGGCATACATTGCCATCGTATCTCAGgctattggtatcaaaaatgGAGGAGGATACGTTCAGGAGTTCCAAGCTAAACATAAGAAACTTATGCACGATTTGAGAAAAACCGTTGACGAGTTGGACCATAGAATGGAggtattcaaaaaaagaatggaGTTTTATCATGAAGTTGGAGCCACCGTTTGA